Sequence from the Larimichthys crocea isolate SSNF chromosome XXIII, L_crocea_2.0, whole genome shotgun sequence genome:
CAGATCCATGCCaaaatgttttggtttcttcCTTTCTATGCTACACGCTGCGTATAAGCCATAATGTATCAAGAGATGGACCAatattttgttcttcttcatgtcttGGGCAAAATATAGAATAGCTTtaacaatgatgaaaaaatCTGAAAGCTGCAAAAAGCTCAACATCGTTAATAACAACACGTAGACCACCTGTGTGCATATTCCTTAGCTGTTTGAACTCACTGTCTGACCTTGTTGTCTAGCTGGTTTTAGGCATCACATTGGTCGGCTACATTGCTGCATAGTTTAGGTATTACAAACTGTCAAGCAGCTTAATATTTCTTGAGAGCAGTggtcggcaaataagtttggacctgagccaatttttttttctgacaattccattGTGGGCCATGACCATGCTTTCCTACTGGGGGggtctttttttctattatattaaaaataaacgttatttaactttaaaaatgcatttaatttaatttaatttaaaacattaatttgcttccatgtgctgttattacgccCACTGCTACATCTCCTGGCATCttgcaagagggacacaggacacttttattttccacaggttacagtgcatgcacgtgccaattagtgttccaacctgtgcatcaagtaaagaggctgcgaggatgttctggctgctgtcatgttacttatcagctacttttcaatagaTGGGTGAAATGGTGGAATGTTGtagttttgacagaaaacattaatatattatatataatattatataataatatatatatttatatatatatatatatatatctaataaaaataaatataaatcaacatcatctagcgggccagatataaaTGATGgtgggccagttttggcccgtGGGCtgctaattgccgacccctgctttAAAGAGACTGATAATTGTCATGTGGTTGTTAGATGAGGTGAAGTTTTGATGCGGTGGAGGATGGAAGGAAAGACGAGCAAGTAATACTGATAACGGTTATCATCCAGCAACAGCTAATGTTACAGGGCAGCCGTGTCTCCTAGATATTCTGTTTATGTACAACTAATTTGCAGCAGCAAATACGTTATGAAGGATTACAATTGTCAACGCaacataataatgaaaacaatttgTGAGGAGGTAAAATGGTTCATGTGCTGCATGAAAATTGACCACACGGTTAGTGTCTCTGTtcatcatttctctctgtgctgtaatAAATGTAGAATATGTGAATAGAATGCTATTAAATAGGCTACATGTCTCAttatcattaaaacatttaaatgacatttttcgaACACTGTCAAAATGATAGACGACAAAGTATAATGCACCCTCAGATATTTGAGGGATGAAAACATGGTGGTAGTTTCTTCATGAGATGTGTTGACGGTAACAAAAGTACAGAATATCACCAGCCTCATCCTTTAAACTAAGGGGAGTACCATTGAGTTGGTGAGCACAGTTAATCAATGTTTGTGCTAACGTTTTAGACGGGGCTTCCAATGGCAGTGACAGTAAAAAGTTGAGGGTGGAGGAGGCCCCGCCATCACGCGTGCTCCACATCAGGAAACTGCCCAACGAGGCCTCGGAGACCGAAGTCATCGCACTCGGCTTGCCTTTTGGCAAGGTCACCAACATCCTCACACTGAAGGGAAAGAACCAGGTGAGTGGAGGGAACAAACAGACAACCACAAAACAACCGTTGGGCTTCAGTTTTACACCACAGATGAATTCATAGGGGACACAAGAGGTGGGTTATCTTTGTGGTGCTTTTCTGTCTTGACCTGCCAAGGACCAAGTGTCACATGAGTACTTTGAACTCATTCAGTCTTCCTATCTTGTACTGCATCTGAGACAAGCCCCTACAAAAGCCTCTTGTCTGCCTGCTGACGAAGGCTGTAGGAGGTACTTGGCATTTGTTCCCTAGATTCCTGTCCAGCACAGCTGCTTTGTTCTCCTCACAGTACCGATGTCGGTATGTTGGCTAGTCTTGATCGATCGGCAGCTGCCTCATCTCAGCGCTCATACAGCTTCATCTGTGTTGGTCTGATAAAACGTCTGTTGTTACCACAATGCTATAATTCTTGTGGTGAACGTTCTGTAATAGTGACCTCCATATTTATATACTTGCAGAATATCAAAAATGACTTGATGTGATTGAATAGTGTATAGTGAAAACAATGTAGAAATAACAAGTTCTTGAATGGTAactttctttattcttttcttctaGGCGTTCTTGGAGATGGGGACGGAAGAAGCCGCCATCACTATGGTTAACTATTACACCACTGTAACTCCTCATGTCCGCAATGTCCCAGTCTTTATTCAGTACTCCAATCACAAAGAACTCAAAACTGATGCTGGCAATCAGGTTAGTACAGTTTATTACTATAAGTAATTAGTACTCTCTCAATTGTAGAAAAGCTTCTAATACACTGCAACTACTCTTGTGCATCATTAGTACTTGGTTATGTTTGGATGTCTTAatactttgattttctttggtAACGTGAAGTCTAGAACATCtagatgatgaggatgatgatgtttAGGACTTATGCATACATCAGTGCTTGTGCTGTTTTCTTAGTAAAATGGATAATCATCTTGTCTGCTGAGCTCCTTTCTTAAAGACAGTGACTAACACCCTGTGTTTTGATGTAGCGGACCCAGGCAGTGCTTCAGGCAGTATCGGCAGTCCAGTCTGGTGGTTCACCAAGCTCAGATGTACAGGAGGCACTCGCTGCAGCCTCCAGTCCAGTGCTGCGGATCATCATCGACAACATGTTCTACCCTGTAACGCTGGATGTACTGCAACAGGCAGGCCACTGTTTTGACCCAACACATTAACAAATGGTTCAGTTGTCTTGTTGTACTAGTATTAAGGCGTGtgattgtctttgttttgttgacagATCTTCTCCAAGTTCGGCACAGTCATGAAGATAATCACATTCACCAAGAACAATCAGTTCCAGGCCCTTCTACAATTCAGCGATCCTGTCAATGCCCAACAGGCCAAACTGGTAAGAGGCTGTTTATCTGGATCTCCACTAGTCATGTTAAGCATCTTTATTAGTGATgacctgctgtgtgtttgttaataCTTGTAATACCAAATATAAAAGGTGAATATGGAGTGATTTGTGGGTTAGTgagtcttttcctctctccaggCGCTGGACGGTCAGAACATCTACAATTCATGTTGTACGCTGCGTATCGACTTCTCCAAGCTGGTCAACTTAAATGTCAAGTACAACAATGATAAGAGTCGCGACTACACACGGCCCGAGCTGCCTGCTGGTGACGGCCAGCCCAGCCTTGACCCCACGGTGGCTGCTGCCTTCAGCAAAGACTCCAACTCCCTCCTCGGTAAGATCCCAGGTagatcacatttttatttctcttcctctttaccttgttgtgttgttgtttgtaccCACTGCCTAAATGCTTCAAATAACGAGCCACATGGTATGGAATCTTTCAGATGAGGTTCTGGgcagatttaaaatgaatgaatacatcCTGAATGATAGCTGCTGGTTACCAGTCAGTCATTTTGGCTGGTTTAAAAGTTgagtgttgtaaatgtgtggtGTAGTGTGAAGTGCTGCTCTCCATTCCATGATTGTCTTGTCTGCTTCTTGTCAGGAGCC
This genomic interval carries:
- the LOC104930724 gene encoding polypyrimidine tract-binding protein 2 isoform X3, whose translation is MDGISDVAVGVKRGSDELNGASNGSDSKKLRVEEAPPSRVLHIRKLPNEASETEVIALGLPFGKVTNILTLKGKNQAFLEMGTEEAAITMVNYYTTVTPHVRNVPVFIQYSNHKELKTDAGNQRTQAVLQAVSAVQSGGSPSSDVQEALAAASSPVLRIIIDNMFYPVTLDVLQQIFSKFGTVMKIITFTKNNQFQALLQFSDPVNAQQAKLALDGQNIYNSCCTLRIDFSKLVNLNVKYNNDKSRDYTRPELPAGDGQPSLDPTVAAAFSKDSNSLLGKIPGALNPLSAAAAAAAAAGRVALAGQAGSSGVLLVSNLNEEMVTPQSLFTLFGVYGDVQRVKILYNKKDSALIQMSDANQAQLAMSHLNGQKMYGKIIRVTLSKHQTVALPRDGLDDQGLTKDYANSPLHRFKKPGSKNFQNIFPPSATLHLSNIPQDVTEDDLRLLFSNAGGTVKAFKFFQDRKMALIQMSTVEEAIQALIDLHNYNMGGNQHLRVSFSKSTI
- the LOC104930724 gene encoding polypyrimidine tract-binding protein 2 isoform X2; protein product: MDGISDVAVGVKRGSDELSMYNSPNSGMSSISDGASNGSDSKKLRVEEAPPSRVLHIRKLPNEASETEVIALGLPFGKVTNILTLKGKNQAFLEMGTEEAAITMVNYYTTVTPHVRNVPVFIQYSNHKELKTDAGNQRTQAVLQAVSAVQSGGSPSSDVQEALAAASSPVLRIIIDNMFYPVTLDVLQQIFSKFGTVMKIITFTKNNQFQALLQFSDPVNAQQAKLALDGQNIYNSCCTLRIDFSKLVNLNVKYNNDKSRDYTRPELPAGDGQPSLDPTVAAAFSKDSNSLLGALNPLSAAAAAAAAAGRVALAGQAGSSGVLLVSNLNEEMVTPQSLFTLFGVYGDVQRVKILYNKKDSALIQMSDANQAQLAMSHLNGQKMYGKIIRVTLSKHQTVALPRDGLDDQGLTKDYANSPLHRFKKPGSKNFQNIFPPSATLHLSNIPQDVTEDDLRLLFSNAGGTVKAFKFFQDRKMALIQMSTVEEAIQALIDLHNYNMGGNQHLRVSFSKSTI
- the LOC104930724 gene encoding polypyrimidine tract-binding protein 2 isoform X1; the encoded protein is MDGISDVAVGVKRGSDELSMYNSPNSGMSSISDGASNGSDSKKLRVEEAPPSRVLHIRKLPNEASETEVIALGLPFGKVTNILTLKGKNQAFLEMGTEEAAITMVNYYTTVTPHVRNVPVFIQYSNHKELKTDAGNQRTQAVLQAVSAVQSGGSPSSDVQEALAAASSPVLRIIIDNMFYPVTLDVLQQIFSKFGTVMKIITFTKNNQFQALLQFSDPVNAQQAKLALDGQNIYNSCCTLRIDFSKLVNLNVKYNNDKSRDYTRPELPAGDGQPSLDPTVAAAFSKDSNSLLGKIPGALNPLSAAAAAAAAAGRVALAGQAGSSGVLLVSNLNEEMVTPQSLFTLFGVYGDVQRVKILYNKKDSALIQMSDANQAQLAMSHLNGQKMYGKIIRVTLSKHQTVALPRDGLDDQGLTKDYANSPLHRFKKPGSKNFQNIFPPSATLHLSNIPQDVTEDDLRLLFSNAGGTVKAFKFFQDRKMALIQMSTVEEAIQALIDLHNYNMGGNQHLRVSFSKSTI